The following proteins come from a genomic window of Ammospiza nelsoni isolate bAmmNel1 chromosome 6, bAmmNel1.pri, whole genome shotgun sequence:
- the ATL1 gene encoding atlastin-1 isoform X2 encodes MARNRRDRSSWGSFADKTYEWSSEEEESVRKAGPVQVLIVKDDHSFELDEAALNRILLSEAVRDKEVVAVSVAGAFRKGKSFLMDFMLRYMYNKEAVDWVGDYNEPLTGFSWRGGSERETTGIQIWSEVFLVDKPDGTKVAVLLMDTQGTFDSQSTLRDSATVFALSTMISSIQVYNLSQNVQEDDLQHLQLFTEYGRLAMEETFQKPFQSLIFLVRDWSFPYEFSYGSDGGARFLEKRLKVSGNQHEELQNVRKHIHSCFTKISCFLLPHPGLKVATNPNFDGKLKEIDDEFIKNLKILIPWLLSPENLDVKEINGNHITCRGLVEYFKAYIKIYQGEELPHPKSMLQATAEANNLAAVATAKDTYSRRMEEVCGGDKPFLAPSDLQARHSELREEAVRLFRGVKKMGGEEFSRRYLQQLEAEIDELYIQYIKHNDSKNIFHAARTPATLFVVIFITYVLAGVTGFIGLDIIASLCNMILGLTLITLCTWAYIRYSGEYRELGAVIDQVAAALWDQALYKLYSAAATHRHLYQHAFPAPRSEPGPPADRKQL; translated from the exons ATGGCCCGGAACCGCCgggacaggagcagctggg GCAGCTTTGCAGACAAGACCTACGAGTGGagctctgaggaggaggagtCGGTGAGGAAGGCGGGGCCAGTGCAGGTGCTCATTGTCAAGGATGATCACTCCTTCGAGCTGGACGAGGCCGCCCTGAACCGCATCCTGCTCTCCGAGGCTGTCAGGGACAAGGAGGTGGTGGCTGTGTCCGTGGCTGGGGCTTTCAGGAAAGGCAAATCCTTCCTGATGGACTTCATGCTGCGCTACATGTACAACAAG GAGGCAGTGGACTGGGTTGGGGATTACAACGAGCCCCTGACCGGGTTCTCCTGGAGGGGCGGCTCCGAGCGGGAGACGACCGGGATTCAGATCTGGAGCGAGGTGTTCCTGGTGGACAAGCCCGATGGTACCAAg gttgcagtgctgctgatggaCACCCAGGGCACCTTTGACAGCCAGTCCACCCTCAGGGACTCAGCCACCGTGTTTGCCCTCAGCACCATGATCAGCTCCATCCAG GTTTATAACTTGTCCCAGAACGTGCAGGAGGATGATCTGCAGCACTTGCAG cttttcacCGAGTATGGCCGGCTGGCCATGGAGGAGACGTTCCAGAAGCCGTTCCAG TCCCTCATATTCCTTGTTCGTGACTGGAGCTTCCCTTATGAATTCTCCTATGGATCTGATGGGGGTGCAAGGTTTTTGGAGAAGCGACTGAAG GTGTCAGGCAACCAGCACGAGGAGCTGCAGAATGTCAGGAAGCACATCCACTCCTGCTTCACCAAAATCTCCTGCTTCCTCTTACCCCACCCCGGCCTCAAAGTCGCCACCAACCCCAATTTCGATGGAAAACTCAAAG aaatagATGATGAGTTCATCAAGAACTTGAAGATTTTGATTCCTTGGCTCCTTAGTCCTGAGAACCTGGATGTTAAGGAGATCAATGGCAACCACATCACCTGTCGAGGCCTTGTGGAGTATTTTAAg GCCTACATCAAGATCTACCAAGGGGAGGAGCTGCCACACCCCAAGTCCATGCTGCAG GCCACAGCAGAAGCCAACAATTTAGCAGCAGTTGCCACTGCCAAAGACACCTACAGCAGGAGGATGGAAGAG GTGTGCGGGGGGGACAAGCCCTTCCTGGCGCCCAGCGACCTGCAGGCGCGGCACTCGGAGCTGCGGGAGGAGGCGGTGCGGCTGTTCCGCGGCGTCAAGAAGATGGGAGGGGAGGAGTTCAGCCGGCGctacctgcagcagctggaggccGAGATCGACGAGCTCTACATCCAGTACATCAAGCACAACGACAGCAAGAACATCTTCCACGCCGCCCGCACCCCGGCCACGCTCTTCGTCGTCATCTTCATCACCTACGTGCTGGCCGGCGTCACCGGCTTCATTGGCTTGGACATCATAGCCAGCCTGTGCAACATGATCCTGGGCTTGACACTTATCACACTCTGTACCTGGGCTTATATCAGATACTCTGGGGAGTACAGAGAACTGGGAGCTGTAATAGACCAAGTGGCTGCAGCCTTGTGGGACCAG GCCTTGTACAAGCTGTACAGCGCGGCCGCCACGCACAGACACCTGTACCAGCACGCCTTCCCCGCGCCCCGCAGCGAGCCCGGCCCGCCCGCCGACAGGAAGCAGCTCTAG
- the ATL1 gene encoding atlastin-1 isoform X3 — MDFMLRYMYNKEAVDWVGDYNEPLTGFSWRGGSERETTGIQIWSEVFLVDKPDGTKVAVLLMDTQGTFDSQSTLRDSATVFALSTMISSIQVYNLSQNVQEDDLQHLQLFTEYGRLAMEETFQKPFQSLIFLVRDWSFPYEFSYGSDGGARFLEKRLKVSGNQHEELQNVRKHIHSCFTKISCFLLPHPGLKVATNPNFDGKLKEIDDEFIKNLKILIPWLLSPENLDVKEINGNHITCRGLVEYFKAYIKIYQGEELPHPKSMLQATAEANNLAAVATAKDTYSRRMEEVCGGDKPFLAPSDLQARHSELREEAVRLFRGVKKMGGEEFSRRYLQQLEAEIDELYIQYIKHNDSKNIFHAARTPATLFVVIFITYVLAGVTGFIGLDIIASLCNMILGLTLITLCTWAYIRYSGEYRELGAVIDQVAAALWDQGSTNEALYKLYSAAATHRHLYQHAFPAPRSEPGPPADRKQL; from the exons ATGGACTTCATGCTGCGCTACATGTACAACAAG GAGGCAGTGGACTGGGTTGGGGATTACAACGAGCCCCTGACCGGGTTCTCCTGGAGGGGCGGCTCCGAGCGGGAGACGACCGGGATTCAGATCTGGAGCGAGGTGTTCCTGGTGGACAAGCCCGATGGTACCAAg gttgcagtgctgctgatggaCACCCAGGGCACCTTTGACAGCCAGTCCACCCTCAGGGACTCAGCCACCGTGTTTGCCCTCAGCACCATGATCAGCTCCATCCAG GTTTATAACTTGTCCCAGAACGTGCAGGAGGATGATCTGCAGCACTTGCAG cttttcacCGAGTATGGCCGGCTGGCCATGGAGGAGACGTTCCAGAAGCCGTTCCAG TCCCTCATATTCCTTGTTCGTGACTGGAGCTTCCCTTATGAATTCTCCTATGGATCTGATGGGGGTGCAAGGTTTTTGGAGAAGCGACTGAAG GTGTCAGGCAACCAGCACGAGGAGCTGCAGAATGTCAGGAAGCACATCCACTCCTGCTTCACCAAAATCTCCTGCTTCCTCTTACCCCACCCCGGCCTCAAAGTCGCCACCAACCCCAATTTCGATGGAAAACTCAAAG aaatagATGATGAGTTCATCAAGAACTTGAAGATTTTGATTCCTTGGCTCCTTAGTCCTGAGAACCTGGATGTTAAGGAGATCAATGGCAACCACATCACCTGTCGAGGCCTTGTGGAGTATTTTAAg GCCTACATCAAGATCTACCAAGGGGAGGAGCTGCCACACCCCAAGTCCATGCTGCAG GCCACAGCAGAAGCCAACAATTTAGCAGCAGTTGCCACTGCCAAAGACACCTACAGCAGGAGGATGGAAGAG GTGTGCGGGGGGGACAAGCCCTTCCTGGCGCCCAGCGACCTGCAGGCGCGGCACTCGGAGCTGCGGGAGGAGGCGGTGCGGCTGTTCCGCGGCGTCAAGAAGATGGGAGGGGAGGAGTTCAGCCGGCGctacctgcagcagctggaggccGAGATCGACGAGCTCTACATCCAGTACATCAAGCACAACGACAGCAAGAACATCTTCCACGCCGCCCGCACCCCGGCCACGCTCTTCGTCGTCATCTTCATCACCTACGTGCTGGCCGGCGTCACCGGCTTCATTGGCTTGGACATCATAGCCAGCCTGTGCAACATGATCCTGGGCTTGACACTTATCACACTCTGTACCTGGGCTTATATCAGATACTCTGGGGAGTACAGAGAACTGGGAGCTGTAATAGACCAAGTGGCTGCAGCCTTGTGGGACCAG GGAAGCACCAACGAG GCCTTGTACAAGCTGTACAGCGCGGCCGCCACGCACAGACACCTGTACCAGCACGCCTTCCCCGCGCCCCGCAGCGAGCCCGGCCCGCCCGCCGACAGGAAGCAGCTCTAG
- the ATL1 gene encoding atlastin-1 isoform X1 gives MARNRRDRSSWGSFADKTYEWSSEEEESVRKAGPVQVLIVKDDHSFELDEAALNRILLSEAVRDKEVVAVSVAGAFRKGKSFLMDFMLRYMYNKEAVDWVGDYNEPLTGFSWRGGSERETTGIQIWSEVFLVDKPDGTKVAVLLMDTQGTFDSQSTLRDSATVFALSTMISSIQVYNLSQNVQEDDLQHLQLFTEYGRLAMEETFQKPFQSLIFLVRDWSFPYEFSYGSDGGARFLEKRLKVSGNQHEELQNVRKHIHSCFTKISCFLLPHPGLKVATNPNFDGKLKEIDDEFIKNLKILIPWLLSPENLDVKEINGNHITCRGLVEYFKAYIKIYQGEELPHPKSMLQATAEANNLAAVATAKDTYSRRMEEVCGGDKPFLAPSDLQARHSELREEAVRLFRGVKKMGGEEFSRRYLQQLEAEIDELYIQYIKHNDSKNIFHAARTPATLFVVIFITYVLAGVTGFIGLDIIASLCNMILGLTLITLCTWAYIRYSGEYRELGAVIDQVAAALWDQGSTNEALYKLYSAAATHRHLYQHAFPAPRSEPGPPADRKQL, from the exons ATGGCCCGGAACCGCCgggacaggagcagctggg GCAGCTTTGCAGACAAGACCTACGAGTGGagctctgaggaggaggagtCGGTGAGGAAGGCGGGGCCAGTGCAGGTGCTCATTGTCAAGGATGATCACTCCTTCGAGCTGGACGAGGCCGCCCTGAACCGCATCCTGCTCTCCGAGGCTGTCAGGGACAAGGAGGTGGTGGCTGTGTCCGTGGCTGGGGCTTTCAGGAAAGGCAAATCCTTCCTGATGGACTTCATGCTGCGCTACATGTACAACAAG GAGGCAGTGGACTGGGTTGGGGATTACAACGAGCCCCTGACCGGGTTCTCCTGGAGGGGCGGCTCCGAGCGGGAGACGACCGGGATTCAGATCTGGAGCGAGGTGTTCCTGGTGGACAAGCCCGATGGTACCAAg gttgcagtgctgctgatggaCACCCAGGGCACCTTTGACAGCCAGTCCACCCTCAGGGACTCAGCCACCGTGTTTGCCCTCAGCACCATGATCAGCTCCATCCAG GTTTATAACTTGTCCCAGAACGTGCAGGAGGATGATCTGCAGCACTTGCAG cttttcacCGAGTATGGCCGGCTGGCCATGGAGGAGACGTTCCAGAAGCCGTTCCAG TCCCTCATATTCCTTGTTCGTGACTGGAGCTTCCCTTATGAATTCTCCTATGGATCTGATGGGGGTGCAAGGTTTTTGGAGAAGCGACTGAAG GTGTCAGGCAACCAGCACGAGGAGCTGCAGAATGTCAGGAAGCACATCCACTCCTGCTTCACCAAAATCTCCTGCTTCCTCTTACCCCACCCCGGCCTCAAAGTCGCCACCAACCCCAATTTCGATGGAAAACTCAAAG aaatagATGATGAGTTCATCAAGAACTTGAAGATTTTGATTCCTTGGCTCCTTAGTCCTGAGAACCTGGATGTTAAGGAGATCAATGGCAACCACATCACCTGTCGAGGCCTTGTGGAGTATTTTAAg GCCTACATCAAGATCTACCAAGGGGAGGAGCTGCCACACCCCAAGTCCATGCTGCAG GCCACAGCAGAAGCCAACAATTTAGCAGCAGTTGCCACTGCCAAAGACACCTACAGCAGGAGGATGGAAGAG GTGTGCGGGGGGGACAAGCCCTTCCTGGCGCCCAGCGACCTGCAGGCGCGGCACTCGGAGCTGCGGGAGGAGGCGGTGCGGCTGTTCCGCGGCGTCAAGAAGATGGGAGGGGAGGAGTTCAGCCGGCGctacctgcagcagctggaggccGAGATCGACGAGCTCTACATCCAGTACATCAAGCACAACGACAGCAAGAACATCTTCCACGCCGCCCGCACCCCGGCCACGCTCTTCGTCGTCATCTTCATCACCTACGTGCTGGCCGGCGTCACCGGCTTCATTGGCTTGGACATCATAGCCAGCCTGTGCAACATGATCCTGGGCTTGACACTTATCACACTCTGTACCTGGGCTTATATCAGATACTCTGGGGAGTACAGAGAACTGGGAGCTGTAATAGACCAAGTGGCTGCAGCCTTGTGGGACCAG GGAAGCACCAACGAG GCCTTGTACAAGCTGTACAGCGCGGCCGCCACGCACAGACACCTGTACCAGCACGCCTTCCCCGCGCCCCGCAGCGAGCCCGGCCCGCCCGCCGACAGGAAGCAGCTCTAG